In Oncorhynchus gorbuscha isolate QuinsamMale2020 ecotype Even-year linkage group LG08, OgorEven_v1.0, whole genome shotgun sequence, one genomic interval encodes:
- the LOC124042099 gene encoding complement factor H-related protein 5-like isoform X1 — translation MGGPKCLFFVLLIWCLGTVHGQGYSISAQDSQQSCPKPQLKQGYFGSDEEIYRHGTELYYACDKGWKPAVEGWWAMVKCENRKWSHTPQCIDENNCIAPDNPNAKVTTPGVNGWYPNGKLVRFECDGTYEIKGPITATCENGTWTTLPLCEEEKVLCGQPPPVTNAVITREYQEKFQEGSKINYKCRDSYTYEGTDSSVCQSGDWTTSPKCIQTPFSTERASTGEGGSSTSSDRGNGGTSSGGGHSTSSGGGHSTSSAGGHSTSSAGGHSTSSRGGHRTSSGDEASPNVRPSARPQPGGPFLPVDRCGEKPIVDNGDFISDSKRNRMALTFTCINYYKLVGPEQVMCHNDQTWSELPICKAPCTIDKRTFDMLDLPKDMFVKEGESQTFLCKKKGSSGRPFVADVQCQNGRGAIGKCTLGCKLDTWHHHWLDLTQDMFVKEGRQTWNCKQTDYKGRRLVADVECQRGSVDVGGCYQLN, via the exons ATGGGTGGaccaaaatgtttgttttttgttctaTTGATTTGGTGTCTCGGCACAGTACACG GCCAAGGTTACTCCATTTCAGCACAAGATTCCCAACAAAGCTGCCCAAAACCCCAACTGAAACAAGGTTATTTTGGCTCGGATGAAGAAATCTACCGACATGGCACGGAACTTTACTATGCCTGCGATAAAGGTTGGAAACCTGCGGTTGAGGGGTGGTGGGCGATGGTTAAGTGTGAGAACAGAAAATGGTCCCACACACCTCAGTGCATAG ATGAGAACAACTGCATTGCTCCAGATAACCCTAATGCTAAAGTGACAACCCCTGGGGTGAATGGATGGTATCCCAATGGAAAACTAGTTAGGTTTGAATGTGATGGAACATATGAAATTAAGGGCCCTATCACAGCTACGTGTGAGAATGGGACTTGGACAACATTACCACTGTGTGAAG AAGAAAAGGTCTTGTGTGGACAACCTCCTCCTGTGACCAATGCAGTTATCACTCGTGAATATCAGGAGAAGTTTCAAGAAGGCTCTAAGATAAATTATAAATGTCGGGATTCATATACTTATGAAGGAACTGACTCTAGCGTTTGCCAATCTGGAGATTGGACCACAAGTCCCAAATGCA TTCAAACTCCATTCTCCACAGAGAGGGCCAGCACAG GTGAAGGAGGCAGCAGTACTTCGAGTGACAGAGGAAATGGTGGCACATCTAGCGGAGGGGGCCACAGCACATCTAGCGGAGGGGGCCACAGCACATCTAGCGCAGGGGGCCACAGCACATCTAGCGCAGGGGGCCACAGCACATCTAGCAGAGGGGGCCACAGAACATCTAGCG GTGATGAGGCCTCACCCAATGTCAGACCCTCTGCCAGACCACAACCTGGTGGTCCATTTTTACCTG TTGATAGGTGTGGAGAGAAGCCAATAGTTGATAATGGGGATTTTATCAGTGACTCAAAACGAAATCGAATGGCACTGACCTTCACATGCATTAACTATTATAAACTTGTGGGCCCAGAGCAAGTGATGTGTCATAATGATCAAACGTGGTCAGAGCTCCCCATTTGTAAAG CTCCCTGTACCATTGACAAAAGGACTTTTGACATGCTGGATCTTCCAAAAGACATGTttgtgaaggaaggagagagtcagacaTTTCTCTGCAAAAAAAAAGGTTCTTCGGGACGACCTTTTGTTGCTGATGTTCAATGTCAGAATGGACGAGGGGCAATTGGCAAATGTACAT TGGGCTGCAAACTGGACACATGGCATCATCATTGGCTGGATCTTACACAGGATATGTTTGTAAAGGAAGGACGTCAGACATGGAACTGTAAACAAACGGATTACAAGGGTCGTCGTCTTGTTGCAGATGTTGAATGTCAGAGAGGAAGTGTGGACGTAGGCGGTT GTTACCAGCTAAACTAA
- the LOC124042099 gene encoding complement factor H-related protein 5-like isoform X2 → MGGPKCLFFVLLIWCLGTVHAQDSQQSCPKPQLKQGYFGSDEEIYRHGTELYYACDKGWKPAVEGWWAMVKCENRKWSHTPQCIDENNCIAPDNPNAKVTTPGVNGWYPNGKLVRFECDGTYEIKGPITATCENGTWTTLPLCEEEKVLCGQPPPVTNAVITREYQEKFQEGSKINYKCRDSYTYEGTDSSVCQSGDWTTSPKCIQTPFSTERASTGEGGSSTSSDRGNGGTSSGGGHSTSSGGGHSTSSAGGHSTSSAGGHSTSSRGGHRTSSGDEASPNVRPSARPQPGGPFLPVDRCGEKPIVDNGDFISDSKRNRMALTFTCINYYKLVGPEQVMCHNDQTWSELPICKAPCTIDKRTFDMLDLPKDMFVKEGESQTFLCKKKGSSGRPFVADVQCQNGRGAIGKCTLGCKLDTWHHHWLDLTQDMFVKEGRQTWNCKQTDYKGRRLVADVECQRGSVDVGGCYQLN, encoded by the exons ATGGGTGGaccaaaatgtttgttttttgttctaTTGATTTGGTGTCTCGGCACAGTACACG CACAAGATTCCCAACAAAGCTGCCCAAAACCCCAACTGAAACAAGGTTATTTTGGCTCGGATGAAGAAATCTACCGACATGGCACGGAACTTTACTATGCCTGCGATAAAGGTTGGAAACCTGCGGTTGAGGGGTGGTGGGCGATGGTTAAGTGTGAGAACAGAAAATGGTCCCACACACCTCAGTGCATAG ATGAGAACAACTGCATTGCTCCAGATAACCCTAATGCTAAAGTGACAACCCCTGGGGTGAATGGATGGTATCCCAATGGAAAACTAGTTAGGTTTGAATGTGATGGAACATATGAAATTAAGGGCCCTATCACAGCTACGTGTGAGAATGGGACTTGGACAACATTACCACTGTGTGAAG AAGAAAAGGTCTTGTGTGGACAACCTCCTCCTGTGACCAATGCAGTTATCACTCGTGAATATCAGGAGAAGTTTCAAGAAGGCTCTAAGATAAATTATAAATGTCGGGATTCATATACTTATGAAGGAACTGACTCTAGCGTTTGCCAATCTGGAGATTGGACCACAAGTCCCAAATGCA TTCAAACTCCATTCTCCACAGAGAGGGCCAGCACAG GTGAAGGAGGCAGCAGTACTTCGAGTGACAGAGGAAATGGTGGCACATCTAGCGGAGGGGGCCACAGCACATCTAGCGGAGGGGGCCACAGCACATCTAGCGCAGGGGGCCACAGCACATCTAGCGCAGGGGGCCACAGCACATCTAGCAGAGGGGGCCACAGAACATCTAGCG GTGATGAGGCCTCACCCAATGTCAGACCCTCTGCCAGACCACAACCTGGTGGTCCATTTTTACCTG TTGATAGGTGTGGAGAGAAGCCAATAGTTGATAATGGGGATTTTATCAGTGACTCAAAACGAAATCGAATGGCACTGACCTTCACATGCATTAACTATTATAAACTTGTGGGCCCAGAGCAAGTGATGTGTCATAATGATCAAACGTGGTCAGAGCTCCCCATTTGTAAAG CTCCCTGTACCATTGACAAAAGGACTTTTGACATGCTGGATCTTCCAAAAGACATGTttgtgaaggaaggagagagtcagacaTTTCTCTGCAAAAAAAAAGGTTCTTCGGGACGACCTTTTGTTGCTGATGTTCAATGTCAGAATGGACGAGGGGCAATTGGCAAATGTACAT TGGGCTGCAAACTGGACACATGGCATCATCATTGGCTGGATCTTACACAGGATATGTTTGTAAAGGAAGGACGTCAGACATGGAACTGTAAACAAACGGATTACAAGGGTCGTCGTCTTGTTGCAGATGTTGAATGTCAGAGAGGAAGTGTGGACGTAGGCGGTT GTTACCAGCTAAACTAA